From Propionispora hippei DSM 15287, the proteins below share one genomic window:
- a CDS encoding DUF3656 domain-containing U32 family peptidase, producing MNFLELLAPVGSYPALVAAVESGADAVYLAGKSFGARAYADNFGEEELAAAVRFAHLRGVLVYITVNTLVDTAELEELAVYLQLLDRLQVDAIIVQDLGVAALARRLIPCVPLHASTQMTIHNLAGVEYLAELGFSRAVLARELSLEEISHICQHSPIEIEVFVHGALCISYSGQCLMSSMIGGRSGNRGRCAQPCRLPYTLVDRDGNNVLADADAGEYLLSPKDFNTLDDMPDLMDAGVTSFKIEGRMKRPEYVAVVVDIYRRRMQSYLEGNPDASVAALQHKNLAQIFNRDFTTAYLHKKTGREMMSHRRPNNRGVRIGRVLAYDLVDKSVRLKLDEELHVDDIIEFWVKVGGRVNTTVTAIHQEGSEVAAAPAGAEVTVAVPSPVKAGDRVFKIFDARLMEYARRFFTGAAPVRRIPVKVVVEVAQGRPLVVHMQDSEGFTGQAATQFIAETARNRPLTAETVAKQIERLGTTVFAFKQLECRIDGSVMVPLSEINDARRRAVEALEEARLARFSRPTAPVSAHFPEPAGVKPLTGKKPELVVQVDTLEKIKTALRQGADRIMFGGETLNHQALSSEDYRRAVDLVRSAGKKIVLSTPRLAKEWQIPKLRQELALFESLAPDAVAVANLGVLYLAREQVSLPLHGDYPLNIYNLYTIQFLAAQQVASLTLSPELTFSQVERLAGSSPVELECLVHGYLTLMVSEYCAVGSFLGQLHTGTCQQTCLKGQYWLKDRKGERFPLATDQYCRMHVLNGKELSMLPHIDRFAESGISRLRIEGKWGSDVHLAEVVRLYRECLDLGTVQRKRVQEKINAAEHEDITRGHYFRGVL from the coding sequence ATGAATTTTTTGGAACTTTTGGCTCCTGTGGGCAGTTACCCTGCGTTGGTAGCTGCCGTGGAAAGCGGTGCCGACGCCGTATATTTGGCGGGAAAGTCCTTTGGCGCCCGCGCTTATGCCGATAATTTTGGAGAAGAGGAGCTGGCGGCCGCAGTGCGTTTTGCCCATTTGCGCGGTGTGCTGGTTTATATAACCGTGAATACGCTGGTAGATACGGCGGAATTGGAGGAATTAGCCGTCTATCTACAGCTTTTGGACCGGCTTCAGGTGGACGCCATCATCGTCCAGGACCTGGGCGTGGCGGCTCTGGCCCGGCGGCTTATCCCCTGTGTGCCGCTGCATGCCAGTACACAGATGACGATTCATAATCTGGCCGGAGTAGAGTATCTGGCGGAACTGGGATTTTCCCGGGCCGTGCTGGCCAGGGAACTGTCTTTGGAGGAAATCAGTCATATTTGCCAGCACTCACCGATTGAGATAGAAGTATTTGTCCATGGGGCGTTATGCATTTCCTACTCAGGGCAATGTTTGATGAGCAGCATGATCGGCGGCCGCAGCGGCAACCGCGGGCGCTGTGCGCAGCCCTGCCGTCTGCCGTATACTTTGGTTGACCGGGACGGCAACAATGTTTTGGCCGATGCCGATGCCGGCGAATACCTGTTAAGTCCCAAGGATTTTAATACACTGGACGATATGCCGGATTTGATGGACGCCGGCGTAACCTCGTTTAAAATTGAGGGGCGCATGAAACGTCCGGAATATGTGGCCGTGGTAGTCGACATATACCGGCGGCGGATGCAGTCTTATCTGGAGGGCAATCCGGATGCGTCGGTGGCCGCCCTGCAGCATAAAAATCTGGCCCAAATATTTAACCGGGATTTTACCACTGCCTATTTACATAAGAAAACAGGCCGGGAGATGATGAGCCACCGGCGTCCCAACAACCGGGGTGTCCGGATCGGACGGGTGCTGGCTTATGATCTGGTCGACAAATCGGTTAGATTGAAGCTGGATGAGGAGCTTCATGTCGATGATATTATTGAATTTTGGGTCAAGGTGGGCGGGCGGGTCAATACTACCGTGACCGCTATCCACCAGGAGGGAAGCGAAGTGGCGGCAGCGCCGGCTGGTGCCGAGGTAACCGTGGCAGTGCCGTCACCGGTTAAAGCCGGTGACCGGGTATTTAAGATATTTGATGCCCGGCTGATGGAATATGCCCGCCGGTTTTTTACCGGTGCGGCGCCGGTCAGGCGTATTCCGGTAAAGGTCGTGGTGGAGGTTGCCCAGGGACGGCCGTTGGTCGTTCATATGCAAGACAGTGAGGGTTTTACCGGACAGGCTGCCACCCAGTTTATTGCCGAGACTGCCCGCAACCGGCCCCTGACAGCCGAAACGGTTGCCAAGCAAATCGAACGCCTGGGAACGACCGTGTTTGCCTTCAAACAACTTGAATGCCGGATTGACGGATCCGTCATGGTGCCCTTGAGTGAAATCAACGATGCCCGGCGACGGGCGGTCGAGGCGCTGGAAGAGGCCAGACTGGCCCGGTTCAGCCGCCCTACGGCACCCGTGTCGGCTCACTTCCCCGAACCGGCTGGCGTAAAACCTCTGACGGGCAAAAAGCCGGAGCTCGTGGTTCAAGTAGATACGCTGGAGAAAATAAAAACAGCTTTGCGGCAGGGTGCCGACCGCATTATGTTTGGCGGAGAAACGCTGAACCATCAGGCGCTCTCATCGGAAGACTACCGGAGAGCCGTTGACCTGGTTCGCTCGGCTGGTAAAAAAATTGTCTTGAGCACGCCGCGGCTGGCGAAAGAGTGGCAGATACCTAAGCTGCGGCAAGAGCTTGCCCTGTTTGAGTCGCTGGCGCCGGATGCTGTGGCTGTTGCCAACCTGGGTGTGCTGTACCTGGCCCGGGAACAGGTTTCGCTGCCGCTCCATGGCGATTACCCGCTTAATATTTATAATCTGTATACCATTCAGTTTTTGGCGGCGCAACAGGTAGCCAGTCTGACCCTTTCCCCCGAACTGACCTTTTCCCAGGTGGAAAGACTGGCCGGCAGCAGTCCTGTCGAGCTGGAATGCCTGGTACATGGCTATTTGACGTTAATGGTGTCTGAATACTGTGCGGTAGGCAGTTTTTTGGGCCAGCTTCACACAGGCACCTGCCAACAAACTTGTCTAAAGGGACAGTACTGGCTGAAAGACCGCAAGGGAGAACGGTTTCCGCTGGCCACCGATCAGTATTGCCGCATGCATGTGTTAAACGGCAAAGAGCTCAGCATGCTGCCCCATATTGACCGGTTTGCCGAAAGCGGTATCAGCCGGTTGCGCATTGAGGGCAAATGGGGGTCTGACGTTCATTTGGCCGAGGTAGTCCGGCTTTATCGCGAATGCCTTGACCTGGGAACGGTGCAGCGCAAACGGGTACAGGAAAAGATTAACGCAGCCGAACATGAAGATATAACGAGAGGCCATTATTTCAGAGGGGTACTGTAA
- a CDS encoding DUF421 domain-containing protein: protein MFGLGEAASLGELGRVFLHIILFCTAALIVVRIMGNRTVGQLSPFDFVIMVGIGDIIVSAAMDKTQTLLTGVEALLALLLLQQVLSYLSLKSTRLRTWFEGTPVTLIKDGKIIKENFANTYFNYDDLRQELHRQGMDITDLKDIKTGRLESCGVFSVIKNPEAEPVCRRDFDDYIASMFDNPLSPMGAQMVKLEKLVEDVSYIREYLQQPPGRYDAPDSQQPLTEKEIH from the coding sequence GTGTTTGGTCTTGGTGAGGCAGCTTCGCTAGGTGAACTTGGACGGGTTTTTTTACATATTATTCTTTTCTGTACGGCGGCGCTGATTGTGGTGCGCATTATGGGAAACCGTACGGTAGGGCAGCTTTCTCCTTTTGATTTTGTGATCATGGTAGGCATCGGCGACATTATAGTCAGCGCTGCCATGGATAAAACGCAAACCCTGCTGACTGGGGTGGAAGCACTGCTGGCCCTCCTGCTTTTGCAGCAGGTGCTGTCTTACCTGTCGTTAAAGAGTACGCGCCTAAGAACCTGGTTTGAGGGAACGCCGGTGACTTTGATTAAGGACGGGAAAATTATTAAAGAAAACTTTGCCAACACCTATTTTAACTATGACGATTTGCGTCAGGAACTGCATCGGCAGGGCATGGATATTACCGATCTGAAGGATATTAAAACAGGCCGTCTGGAAAGCTGCGGCGTGTTTTCGGTCATAAAAAATCCCGAGGCCGAGCCGGTGTGCCGGCGGGATTTTGATGATTATATTGCCAGTATGTTCGATAATCCGCTAAGTCCTATGGGTGCTCAAATGGTAAAACTGGAAAAGCTGGTGGAGGATGTGAGCTATATTAGGGAATACCTGCAGCAGCCTCCGGGCCGGTATGATGCGCCGGATTCTCAGCAGCCGTTAACGGAAAAAGAAATTCATTGA
- a CDS encoding metalloenzyme: MKVLLVFVDGIGLGENRSDKNPFVAYPVPLLQTLFGGSPTLSLGPVLSEHACLIPTDATLGVAGLPQSATGQTALFTGVNAPAVMGMHVHAFPGPKLTEIIARHGIMKRLASHGYRVTSANMYTPDYMTLVASRKRRHAATTLTILTAGQPLRSLEDLLTGRAIYQDITNEALIQAGWPDVVPLAPRLAGHRLVELADTQDFTMFEYFQTDLCGHKQDWVRAAQIMNILQKFLAGIYEALTPDMLLVLTSDHGNFEDLSTKRHTLQPVPTVLIGRQCVRLARNIHSLADITPAIISALETDRGR, translated from the coding sequence ATGAAGGTATTGCTTGTTTTTGTCGACGGAATCGGTTTGGGAGAAAACCGGTCTGATAAAAATCCATTTGTAGCCTACCCCGTGCCCTTACTGCAAACCTTGTTCGGCGGTTCGCCAACTCTTTCGCTGGGACCGGTTCTATCGGAACATGCCTGTTTGATTCCAACGGATGCCACACTGGGCGTAGCGGGACTGCCGCAAAGCGCGACCGGTCAAACGGCACTGTTTACCGGTGTGAACGCTCCGGCTGTTATGGGCATGCATGTTCACGCCTTTCCGGGGCCGAAACTGACCGAAATCATTGCCAGACACGGCATCATGAAACGGCTGGCAAGCCATGGCTATCGGGTTACCTCGGCTAATATGTATACGCCGGACTATATGACCTTGGTGGCTAGCCGCAAACGACGTCATGCGGCGACTACGCTGACCATTCTGACCGCCGGACAGCCGCTGCGGTCACTGGAAGATTTGCTGACCGGGCGGGCTATTTATCAGGATATTACCAATGAAGCACTAATTCAGGCCGGTTGGCCTGATGTGGTGCCTCTGGCGCCTCGGCTGGCCGGACACCGGTTGGTAGAACTGGCCGATACGCAGGATTTTACTATGTTCGAGTATTTTCAAACCGATCTGTGCGGCCATAAGCAAGACTGGGTGCGGGCCGCGCAGATCATGAATATTTTGCAGAAATTCCTGGCCGGTATTTATGAAGCATTAACGCCGGACATGCTATTAGTGCTGACCAGTGATCATGGCAATTTCGAAGATTTAAGCACGAAAAGGCATACGCTGCAGCCGGTGCCGACTGTACTGATCGGCAGGCAGTGCGTCCGGCTGGCCCGGAATATACATTCTTTAGCCGATATCACACCGGCGATTATCTCGGCTTTGGAAACAGATAGAGGGAGATGA
- a CDS encoding cell division protein ZapA encodes MNDKKCKVTVEIFGESYPLKGDANMEHIIRTAALVDERMRKVARTNARLSPAKIAVLAALNLADEFIRLETDYQELLELLDKK; translated from the coding sequence ATGAATGATAAAAAATGTAAGGTTACAGTTGAAATATTTGGCGAGTCGTATCCACTTAAGGGCGATGCCAATATGGAGCACATTATAAGAACCGCAGCTCTGGTCGATGAACGTATGCGCAAGGTCGCGCGAACCAATGCCCGTTTATCACCGGCGAAGATTGCCGTGCTGGCGGCACTTAATCTGGCGGATGAATTCATTCGGCTGGAGACAGATTATCAGGAACTGCTGGAGCTGCTGGATAAGAAATAA